GAACCTGGATATTGACTTGCAAATCGCTGCCGACAGTGGGCAGTCAAACGGCTCGGTGCTGGTAGATGTAAATGGTGGTACTCCTCCATACAGCTATACCTGGCTGGATACTACATTGAGTGGTAATTCTGCAAGTGACCTGGCAGCGGGCACATATGTGTTGATCGTAAAGGATTCCCTGGCTTGCGATGCAAGGGTGGAGATTGAGATTCCGTTGTTTTCTTCCATTGGAATGCCGACAGGTCAGGCAGACATCCATTTGGATTTGTACCCAAACCCCAACTCAGGTGATTTTGTGGTGAAATTACAGCCATTGAACGAGGCATTGCAGTTTGAAATGTACAATACCCTGGGCAAACTCTTGAATGCCGGGCAAATCAATGCAGGCAGTTCTACCTATAATTTTAATTATAGGCATGCAGCCGCTGGCATTTATTTTTTACGATTCAGAAATGCAGAAATAGATATTGTCAGGAAGGTGATTATTTCTGATTGATTATAGCCGGGCAGGTATCACAAAATCCTAATTTGGGTTTATCCCAAGACTTCCAAAGTCTCAAAGACTTTGGAAGTCTTATTATTAAACCGTAGCGAGGGCGCTACGGATAGAGTGGGGATCAATTCATCCAATGGCGCTAATTTAGATATTTATACAAACCTGAATGGATCATTACAAGTGCATCAATAGAAATAACTTAACAATTATTTGGAAATAACCAATTGCTTGTTTGTCCTTGAGGCTTCCCTAACCCAACTCACAACATAATATCCAGGCGCTAAATTGCTTATGTCAATTAGCATCTGTTCCTTTTCACTGCTCATTTCTTTTTCAAAATGAACCTTTCCCAGTGCATCAAATATCATAATCTTCCCCGATTCGCCAGTATAGTCCTGTTCTGTTTTTACGATTACAAGTTCGCTGGCAGGATTGGGAAACAATTCAAATTTTCCAGATAAAGGAATCTCAGAAACATCAGTTGTATTGCAATCTGTTTTTTTACCGTCAAAAAAGCTTTTGGCACTGATAAAACAAAGTTGAGCACAATCGTTATGATTTAAATTGCCAAAATCCTGTTTAGTGACATCAGGAGCCCCATTGGCTGTCCATGAGTCATAGGCCCGTTCTGAGTTGACATAAGAGACTTGGTCATCGCCTGTACAATAATAAAGTTTCACACTGCCCTGTGGTGTCCAATTCAGCATTTCGTTTTCTTCCAATAGTACCCGTAAAGGATGATTGGGGTTGTTCGTGAAATTTGTCACTGTACTATCCATGACCATATGCTTTGGAACAGGTGTGCTTTGATTGTTGATATAGCCAATGGAATAATCTTTTGAATAGAACAATGCCGGCATTAAAGAATCATAGGGCGGCTTCAATATCTGGGAAACGCTGTCATACAATGTTCCGTATTGATCCTGGTAGGCAAGAATAATATAAGGCAGATAGCCCGGTGTGGGGTAAACACTGTCAGAAGCCATCAGATCTACCTGAGCTCCGGCCATGTCATATGCCCCTGACATTGGAGCGGCCGCAGTTACCGTATATTCATCCGGATATTCTTCTTCAATCAATCTTTGAGTGGCGGCTACTGCATAACCACCTTGCGAATAGCCAAAAAGAAATAGTTGTTCATTAAACCCTATTTCCAGTTCATTCAAAATTTCTTCTGTAGCCCTGATCATGTTTAAGGAGGTATTGCCCTGGGAAAAAGCGTGTTGATAGGGATGGATCACTACTTTAGGGTCAGCAATGCCAAGCCCGATATAATCCGGCATAGCTACGGCATATCCAGTAGCAGCAAATATAGAACCGATCTCCCACTGTCCTCCAGCTTTAGTGCTTGCCCCTTTTAATTGCTTTGCTGTAGTGCCATGTGCATAGGAAGCGATAGGCACCGGGCAATCCGTATTTCTCGGAATAGCCAGTCCTGCAGAGGCCTGCACAAGTGAATCTGGGTGTTTGTATGGTGTTAAATAAATTACCCGGTAATAATCAACTTCATACTCAAGCTGAATGAGCCCCGAAGGTGCTTCGGCATCGGCCAGAATATCCTCCAGTTCAGAAATGGTAAATGAATCAATTTTTTCATAGGAAATAATTTGTGCTGAAAGTGCTGATGAAATCAATACAAATAATCCAAGGGTAAATTTGCGCATATTGAATGTTTTAGAGCACTAAAATACACAATCTATACTTGAAATTCACAGATAATAAAGAGCTAAAAAGTAATCCCAACATTCAGACGAAAATTCCTACCCATATTGTGAATACCAAATGGACGGGTGAGCGCAATATGGTCAAAGTATGTTTTGTTGAGCAGATTGTGAACATAGAGCTGCACATTCAGGCTGAATTTGCCCAAGGGGAAATTAGCACCGACAGAAAAGTGCAGCAGGTGATAAGCCGGAGTCCTAAGTTCGTCATCGGCAATCCGATTTTGAGCCATTACATTATTCATGCGTACTGCCAAAAAAGGTGTTTCCATAAATTTATACCGGTCTTTCACAAGTTTTATTTCGGTGAAAAACTTATTGGCGGGTATAAGTGGTAAATCGGATTGGTCTGAAGTACGTTTTCCCCGCACATAAGAAAAAGAAGATTTCATTTTAAGAAAAGGAAGGGATTCGGGGTGTATTCTAAAACCCGATTCACCACCATACAGCATCGCATTGTCTTGTTGGAATTGCCATACATTGAGATCATTGATCTGTTCTCCTGTAGGAGAGAAGTAGATGTAATTGCTGATATAATTGTAAAATCCTGCTACATCAAAAGAAAAATTACTTGAATTGATATGATAGCTCAAGTCCGCTTCCAAATTCTGTTCCCTTTGAAAATTTTCATTGCCTTTTTCAAAACGTGTTGTTCCCGGGTGTTCACCATTAGAAAACAGTTCGGCCAGGTCAGGTGCTCTAAACCCACTCGATAAATTCCCTTTGAGGTACATGTTTTTGTTTGGGATAAAAGTAAGTCCGGCAGATCCGCTGAAACCACTAAAGCTGCGGTTCATTTCTCCTTCTTTCGGATTGCCTGGAAGAATGTATCCATTCAGCTCTTTGTCATTTGCAATAACTTTGCGGTAATCATAGCGTCCTCCGGCCTGTATCTTCCATTTTCCCAAATCGTAATTG
This region of Chitinophagales bacterium genomic DNA includes:
- a CDS encoding T9SS type A sorting domain-containing protein, coding for MRKFTLGLFVLISSALSAQIISYEKIDSFTISELEDILADAEAPSGLIQLEYEVDYYRVIYLTPYKHPDSLVQASAGLAIPRNTDCPVPIASYAHGTTAKQLKGASTKAGGQWEIGSIFAATGYAVAMPDYIGLGIADPKVVIHPYQHAFSQGNTSLNMIRATEEILNELEIGFNEQLFLFGYSQGGYAVAATQRLIEEEYPDEYTVTAAAPMSGAYDMAGAQVDLMASDSVYPTPGYLPYIILAYQDQYGTLYDSVSQILKPPYDSLMPALFYSKDYSIGYINNQSTPVPKHMVMDSTVTNFTNNPNHPLRVLLEENEMLNWTPQGSVKLYYCTGDDQVSYVNSERAYDSWTANGAPDVTKQDFGNLNHNDCAQLCFISAKSFFDGKKTDCNTTDVSEIPLSGKFELFPNPASELVIVKTEQDYTGESGKIMIFDALGKVHFEKEMSSEKEQMLIDISNLAPGYYVVSWVREASRTNKQLVISK